TTCTCTAAGGTGATCTCCACTTCCTTCCCGTGATAGACCTCTTCTAGGCTGAGGGAGACCTCGTAGGAAAGATCGGCTCCGGCTCTGGGCTTGCGACCCGGAGATCTCTCTCGGAAACTGAACCCGAAAAATTCCTCAAAAAGATCGGAGAAGGCCGAAAAGATGTCTTCTACATCTTCAAACCCTCTGAAACCCCGTTGGTGAAGTCCGGCATGACCCTGGGCGTCGTATATAGCCCGTTTTTCCGGATCGGAAAGGACCTCGTAGGCCTCGGAGATCTCCTTAAATCTTTCCTCGGCCTCCGGATCGCCGGGGTTGCGATCCGGATGATACTTCAAGGCCAGGCGACGGTAGGCCCGCTTGATTTCTTCCTGCGTGGCGTTACGGGGAACCCCCAGAAGGGCATAATAGTCCTTCTTCACGACTCCTCACCGGGAGCTTTCCCCTCCAGGAGATCCGAAATGGAAAACTCTTCGGCCTCCCGGGCCAGCTCCTGGATGTTTTCAAAGGTTACTTTGCCGGCCGCAATCTCCCGCAGGGCGGTCACGATCTCTTTGTTGTCGCACTCTACCAGGGGCTTGGCCCCTTTGCGCAACTGGCGTACCCGCTCCACGGCCAGATGAATGAGTTTGAAGCGGTTGGGGACTTTCTCCAGGCAGTCCTCAATGGTGACTCGGGCCATAGGGCTCCTCCTACATCACCGCTTCGACGGATTTGACCTCCGGGACTTCCTTCTTGAGGTAGCGCTCGATGCCCATCTTCAGGGTCATCTGGCTCATGGGACAGGCCCCGCAGGCCCCGCGCAGGCGGACCTTCACCACCCCATCCTCGGTGATCTCCACCAGCTCCACGTCTCCACCGTCGGCCTGAAGCATGGGCCTTACCTTGGAGAGAGCCGCTTCTACCGCTTCACGCATTTTCGAAACCTCCTTGCAAAGTTTGCCCTTAAGTTAACGGCTTTTCTCAAAAAAACAAGGGTGCTATAAGTTAAGAAAATTCGCGACAAGCAGGAGGAGAAAATGCGCAGCGACCGGGTGAAAAAGGGTCTTGAACGGGCCCCCCATCGGTCCCTTCTTCGGGCCTTGGGGCTAACGGACGAGGAATTGCGCAAGCCTCTCATCGGGGTGGTCAACTCCTTTAACGAGATCGTTCCCGGGCATATGCACCTGCGCCAGGTGACCGAGGCGGTAAAGGCCGGAGTGCGTATGGCCGGAGGGGTGCCGGTGGAGTTCGGGGTTATCGGGGTCTGCGACGGCATTGCCATGAATCACGAGGGGATGAAGTATTCTCTGGTCTCCCGGGAGATCATCGCCGACTCCATCGAGATCATGGCCCAGGCCCACGCCTTTGACGCCCTGGTCCTGGTCTCAAGTTGCGACAAGATCACCCCGGGAATGCTCATGGCCGCCTTAAGGCTCAATCTCCCGGCCCTTCTTGTCTCCGGGGGGCCCATGCTCACCGGAAGCTTCCGGGGGCGCAAGGTCAACCTCATCTCCGTCTTTGAGGGAATAGGCAAGGTCAAGGTCGGGGAGATGACCGAGGAGGAACTGGCGGAGCTTGAGGCCTGCGCCTGCCCCACCTGCGGTTCCTGCGCGGGGATGTTCACGGCCAACTCCATGAATTGCCTTTCCGAGGCTTTGGGACTGGCTCTTCCGGGAAACGGGACCGTCCCGGCGGTGAGTGCCGAGCGCCTGCGGCTGGCCAAGCGCACCGGGGCCAAGGTGGTGGAGCTTTTGCGGCGCCGGATCACTCCCCGGAAGATCGCCACCGAGGCCGCCTTCCGTAACGCCATTACCGTGGACATGGCCCTGGGGTGTTCTACCAATACCGTGCTTCATCTTCCGGCCATCGCCCGGGAGGCCGGGATCAAACTCTCTCTGGAGGTCTTTGACGAGATCTCCCGGCGCACCCCGGTGCTAGCCAGTCTCATCCCTGCCGGGCCTCACAGCGTGCCGGAACTCTACGAGGCCGGGGGCATCCCGGCGGTGATGGCCGAGCTTTCCCGGGCCGGGCTCTTGGACCTTTCCGTCCTTACCGGAACCGGGGCCTCCCTCAAGGAAAATCTTTCCGGGGCGGAAATTCGCAATCCCGAGGTTATCCGGCCCTTGGAGAAGGCCTATCGTTCAGAAGGAGGCATTGCCATTCTCTGGGGGAGCCTGGCCCCGGAGGGGGCGGTGGTCAAGACCAGCGCCGTAGTCCCGGAGATGATGCGCCATGAGGGGCCGGCCCGGGTCTTTGACTCGGAGGAGGAGGCCTATCGGGCCATTCTCTCCGGAAAGATCCAGCCCGGAGACGTAGTGGTCATCCGCTATGAAGGTCCTAAAGGGGGGCCGGGAATGCGGGAAATGCTTTCCCCTACCTCGGCCCTCATCGGGATGGGCCTAGGGGCCTCGGTGGCCCTCATCACCGACGGACGCTTTAGCGGAGGCACGCAGGGGGCCTGCATCGGGCACGTCTCCCCGGAGGCGGCCGAAGGAGGGCCCATCGCCCTGGTCAGGGACGGAGACCGTATCCGCATTGATATCCCGGCCCGGCGCCTGGACCTTCTGGTCTCCGAGGAGGAGCTTGAGCGCCGGCGCAAGAGCTGGAGGCCCAAGAAGAAAAAGGTCTCGGGAGTGCTGGCCCGTTACGCCCGTTTGGTCACCTCCGGGGCCAAGGGGGCGGTGCTCGAAGAATAAATGGGGCGCTATCTCCTGGCCGGACACCTCACCCGGGACCTCATTCCGGGAGAGGGGTATCGTTTTGGAGGGGCGGTGCTCTATGCCGGGCTTACCGTGCGCCGGCTTTCCTGGGAGACCCATGTGCTTACCTCCTGTGCCGAAAGGGCGGAAGATCTGGAGAGGCTCTTCGGGGAACTCTTTTTTCATCTCGAGCCCTCGCCGGAGACCACAATCTTCGTGAACGAGGAGACTGCGTCCGGGCGCCGCCAGCGGGTGCTCGCCCGGGCGCAAGCCCTGAACTTTAAGGCCTTACCGGAGCGACCCTTTGCCGTAGAGGTCCTGCACCTGGCCCCGGTCCTTGACGAGGTCCCTCCGGAGCCCGGGATCTGGCTTGAGGCCGTGCGCTTTCGCCACCTGGTGGCCAACCCCCAGGGCTGGTTTCGGGAGGTGGACGAGGAGGGGAGGGTGCGGGCCCGGGTTCCGGATCTCTCCCGGGCCCCTCATTTTGAGGCCTTAGTGGTGAGCGAGGAGGATCTGGCCGCCGATTTTCAGGGACTTCTTTCCGAACTTCGGGCCCGGACGGAGATCCTGGTCCTTACCCGCGGGGCTGAGGGGGCTAGTCTCTTCCGCGGAAAAGGGGAGAGGTTTTTTCCAGCCCGCAAGGTGTCTGCGGTGGACCCCACCGGGGCCGGAGACGTCCTGGCCGGGGCTTTTTTCGGCCTCCTTTTTCGAGGAAAAGGCCCGGAGGAGGCCCTGAAGGCCGCGATGGAGCTTGCGGCCCTGGCGGTTACCCGTCCGGGCCTTTCCGGAGTGCCCACCTTTCAGGAAATCGCAAACTTGCCTTTCCGGCCTCAGGAGTGTTAAAATAGGCTACCTAGCGGGGGTGCCTATGGGAAACTTTTTGGCCTATCTGGGAAGGTTGGGGCTTTCCTTTGTCTCCCAGGCTGGAGGGATGTTCCTTCTCTTTCTTTCCACCCTGGCCTTGACCCTCAAACCCCCCTATCGGGTGCGGCTTTTTTTCAAGCAGATGGAATTTGTGGGGGTAAACTCCCTGGTAGTGGTGGTCCTTACGGCCCTCTTTTCCGGGATGGTCATTGCCTTTCAGAGCTACCGGGCTCTATCCAAGTTCGGGGGAGAGAGCCTTCTCGGAGGCCTGGTAGCCCTTTCCCTGGTAAGGGAGTTGGGACCGGTCCTGACCAGTCTCATGGTTACCGCCCGGGCGGGCTCAGCCATGGCCGCAGAGCTCGGTACCATGAGGGTCACGGAGCAGATCGATGCCCTGGAGGTCATGGCGGTGCACCCCATCCATTATCTGGTGGTTCCGCGCTTCTGGGCTGCGGTGCTCATGGTCCCTCTCCTTACGGTAATCGCCGATGCCGTGGGAATCGCCGGGGGTTATCTGGTAGGGGTCCTCCTTCTTAAAGTGGATGCGGGGATCTTCGTAGAAAAGATGCGCGAGATGGTGGAATGGATAGATATTTCAAGTGGTCTTTATAAGGCCTTTGTTTTCGGAGGTCTTTTGGCCATAATCGGTTGCTATAAGGGATATAATGCCCGAGGAGGGGCCGAAGGGGTGGGGCAGGCCACCACGGAGGCGGTGGTGATTGCCTCGGTGGCCATCCTGGTGGGAGACTATATCCTCACCTCCCTCCTCTTTTAAAGCTATGGTGGAATTGATCGATCTGCACAAGAGCTTTGGAGAACAAAAGGTGCTCGCCGGGGTGAATCTCAAGATACCCCGAGGCCGCCTCACCTTCATTATGGGCCGCAGCGGGACCGGAAAGAGCGTTCTTCTCAAACACATGATCGGGCTCCTCAGGCCTGACCGGGGAAAGATTCTCATCGACGGAGAGGACGTCACGGATTATTCCCCGGCCCAGTGGCAGCGCCTGCGCCGGCGTTTCGGTTTCCTCTTTCAGGAGGGGGCCCTCTTTGACTCCATGACCGTGGCCGAGAATGTGGCCTTTCCTTTGATGGAGCACACCCGGCTTTCCCGCCGGGAGATCGAAAAACGGGTGGAAGAAAAGCTTGCGGTGGTGGGGCTTCTGGAGGCCCGAGACAAGTATCCGGCGGAGCTTTCCGGGGGCATGCGCAAGCGGGCGGCCCTGGCCCGGGCCCTGGCTCTGGAGCCGGAGATCATCCTCTTTGACGAGCCCACCACGGGACTGGACCCCATCCTTCAGGTCTCCATCATGAAGCTCATCCGGGAGACCCAGAGGAGGTTCGGGCTTACGGGAGTGGTGGTGAGCCATGATGTGCCCATCGCCCTGCAGGCCGCAGACTTCATCGCCATGCTTCACGAGGGGCGGGTGGTGGCCTTTGGGCCTCCCAAGGAGATCCGAGAAAGCGATCATCCTTTTGTGAGACAATTTTTAAGGAGTGCTTTTGAGGGCTGTCTGCCCGGGGAGGGAAGCCATGTACAAGAAAAGCACGGAGATTAAGGTAGGAATCTTCGTGGTGGCGGCCTTGGCGGTTCTGGCCTACCTTACGGTAAAACTGGCGGAGGAGTCTTTCCATCCTCAAGGCACCTATCCCCTCTATGCGGTCTTCGAAAATGTTTCCGGGCTGGTGCGGGGGGCCCGGGTGGAGATGGCCGGAGTGGAGATCGGCCGGGTGGGCCGGATCGAGCTCCTTCCCGAGGGTAAGGCCCGGGTAGAGCTTCTGATCTATAAAGGGGTCAAGATTGCGGCCGATGCCGAGGCCGTAGTTCGTACGGCGGGGGTCCTGGGAGACCGTTTCGTGGAGATCCGCCAGGGTCGGGCCCGGGAGGTGCTTTCTCCGGGCCGCGAGATCGCCCGTACGGAAAGCCCCGTGGATCTGGGGCAGGTCTTGGCCGAGGTGGGCCCGGCCGTCAAGGAACTCCGCCAGGCCGCCGAGGGCCTCAGCGAGATTTTGGGCTCGGAAGAGGGCCGGCGCAACCTAAAGGAGCTTATAGCCAACCTCCGCGACGCCAGCGCCTCTATCAAACAGGCTGCGGACCGCATCAACCGCGGGGAGGGGACCCTGGGTAAACTCCTTACCGACGAGGAGCTCTATCGGGAGATCAAGTCCAGTTTTGGGGACTTCAAGGTCACCATGGCCAACCTGCGGGAGGTCTCGGAACGCATGCGCCGCGGGGAGGGGACCCTGGGCAAACTCCTTACCGACGAGGAGCTTTACCGGAGCTTCCGGCAGGCCATGGACAGTGTGGAAAAGGGCTCTACGGCCATTGCCGAGGTGGCTGAAAAGATCAACCGCGGGGAGGGGACCCTGGGCAAGCTGCTGACCGACGAGGAGCTCTATAGCGAGCTTGAGGACGCCGTGCGCACCCTCAACCGCATCGTGAAGAAGGTGGATCGGGGCCAGGGGACCTTGGGCAAGCTGGTCAATGACGATAGCCTTTACGTGGAGGCCAAGCGGGCCCTCCAGAATGTGAACCGGGCCACCTCCGGCCTCCAGGAACAGGTGCCCATTTCCGTCCTGGGGACCATCGCCGGGGCGGCCATGCACTGATATGAGAGGCTTCTCCCTCTTTCTCCTTCTCGGGTTCCTCTGGGGGGTGGCTCCGGCCCTCAAGGCGGAGGAGGTCCGCTACAACTGGTGGCCTCTTTTCTTCTATGCTCAAAGTCCGGAGGCCCAGCGGCTGGAGCTCTTCGGACCTTTGGTGGGCCTTTACCGCAACAACCACGAGCGCTCCCTTTCGGTAAGACCGCTCTTTTCCCGGGTCTTCCGTAACGGGGAAGAGGATATTTATTTTCTCTCTCCTCTGGGCTACTATCATCGGGAGGAGGGATATCGGCGCTTCCGTCTGGTGCCGCTTTTTTCGTACGATTCTTTTGAGGAGGATAAGGCCGGGCCGGCCGAACACCATACCTACTTTCCGATCTTTTGGGGGAAAGACTCCCGGGGAGAGGGCTACTGGGGGATCTTTCCCCTTTACGGAGTGATGCGGGAACGGCTGGGCTACGACGAGATCCGCTTTTTCCTCTGGCCCCTTTACTCTTCGGCTCGGCAAGACGGAAACCTCTCCACCAACATTCTCTGGCCCTTTTTCAATTATTCCCGGGGGCCGGAGCTTTCGGGCTTTAAGTTCTGGCCCCTTTTTGGCTGGCGAGAGAGGAAAGGGGAATACCGGCGGCGCTTTTTCCTCTGGCCCGTCTTCATAAGGGAAGACCGTTACGGGGCCGAAGGGGAATTGCGCTACCGAAAGCGCTACTACTGGCCCCTTTACGGTCAAGAGGGCGGAGAAGGGAAACAGCGGCGCTTCTGGCTCTGGCCCTTTTTTCAGAAGGTGGACTCTCCGGCCTATCGGAAGTGGGATTTCCCCTGGCCCTTCTTTCAGGTCATTCGGGGAAAGGAAAGGGGGCTTCGGCTTTGGCCCCTTTTTGGCTGGCGCAAATCCGCAGACTGGGAAAGGAACTTTGTCCTCTGGCCCCTCTTTTTTGGGGAGCATCTTTCGCGCGGCCCGGAAGAGGAGGTCTCCGGGCGCTTCCTTCTCCTCTCGCACTACCGCCGGGTGGACTATCAGGGGAAGCCCCAAGAGAAGTTTCTGCGGCTCTGGCCTTTTTTCCTGCACTACGAGCACCTTTCCGAAGACCGAAGTCTCTTTTATTTTCCGGCCCTTCTTCCCTTTTACGACGAGGGTCTTGAGCGCAATATCGGTTCCTTCCTGCGACTCTTTGAGTATTACCGTTTCGGACCCGAGCGCAGTTATATCAAGGTCCTCTGGGGGCTCTACCGCTACGAACGGGAGAAGGAGAGCCGCCTACACGAGTTGGCCTTTCTTTTAGGAGTAAGGATGGGCAAAGAGACCCTTTACCTGCGTCTTCTGAACGGTCTTTTGGGCTTGGGGCGCTGTGAGGGCCACTGGCATTTCGAAATCTTCTGGAAGGACCTTTAAGGGGTCACCCCCCAGCGCTTGAGTTTTTCCCGCAAAGTCTTGCGGTCGATGCCCAGCTTCTGGGCGGCCAGGGTCTTGTTCCCTCCGCAGGCCCGCAGGACCCTCAACACATGGCGTTTTTCCACTTCTTCCAAGGGGAGATCCTCTTCGAGGGTGAGATCCGGGGCCTGGTCTTCAAAGCCGGCGAAGTAAAGGTCCTCCGGGCCGATTACCGGCTTGCGCGCAAAGACCACCAGACGCTCGATGGTATTTTCAAGCTCCCGTACATTTCCCGGCCA
This portion of the Thermosulfurimonas marina genome encodes:
- a CDS encoding NifU family protein — translated: MREAVEAALSKVRPMLQADGGDVELVEITEDGVVKVRLRGACGACPMSQMTLKMGIERYLKKEVPEVKSVEAVM
- a CDS encoding ABC transporter ATP-binding protein, with the translated sequence MVELIDLHKSFGEQKVLAGVNLKIPRGRLTFIMGRSGTGKSVLLKHMIGLLRPDRGKILIDGEDVTDYSPAQWQRLRRRFGFLFQEGALFDSMTVAENVAFPLMEHTRLSRREIEKRVEEKLAVVGLLEARDKYPAELSGGMRKRAALARALALEPEIILFDEPTTGLDPILQVSIMKLIRETQRRFGLTGVVVSHDVPIALQAADFIAMLHEGRVVAFGPPKEIRESDHPFVRQFLRSAFEGCLPGEGSHVQEKHGD
- a CDS encoding MlaE family ABC transporter permease, producing MGNFLAYLGRLGLSFVSQAGGMFLLFLSTLALTLKPPYRVRLFFKQMEFVGVNSLVVVVLTALFSGMVIAFQSYRALSKFGGESLLGGLVALSLVRELGPVLTSLMVTARAGSAMAAELGTMRVTEQIDALEVMAVHPIHYLVVPRFWAAVLMVPLLTVIADAVGIAGGYLVGVLLLKVDAGIFVEKMREMVEWIDISSGLYKAFVFGGLLAIIGCYKGYNARGGAEGVGQATTEAVVIASVAILVGDYILTSLLF
- a CDS encoding PfkB family carbohydrate kinase; translated protein: MGRYLLAGHLTRDLIPGEGYRFGGAVLYAGLTVRRLSWETHVLTSCAERAEDLERLFGELFFHLEPSPETTIFVNEETASGRRQRVLARAQALNFKALPERPFAVEVLHLAPVLDEVPPEPGIWLEAVRFRHLVANPQGWFREVDEEGRVRARVPDLSRAPHFEALVVSEEDLAADFQGLLSELRARTEILVLTRGAEGASLFRGKGERFFPARKVSAVDPTGAGDVLAGAFFGLLFRGKGPEEALKAAMELAALAVTRPGLSGVPTFQEIANLPFRPQEC
- a CDS encoding MlaD family protein, which translates into the protein MYKKSTEIKVGIFVVAALAVLAYLTVKLAEESFHPQGTYPLYAVFENVSGLVRGARVEMAGVEIGRVGRIELLPEGKARVELLIYKGVKIAADAEAVVRTAGVLGDRFVEIRQGRAREVLSPGREIARTESPVDLGQVLAEVGPAVKELRQAAEGLSEILGSEEGRRNLKELIANLRDASASIKQAADRINRGEGTLGKLLTDEELYREIKSSFGDFKVTMANLREVSERMRRGEGTLGKLLTDEELYRSFRQAMDSVEKGSTAIAEVAEKINRGEGTLGKLLTDEELYSELEDAVRTLNRIVKKVDRGQGTLGKLVNDDSLYVEAKRALQNVNRATSGLQEQVPISVLGTIAGAAMH
- the rpoZ gene encoding DNA-directed RNA polymerase subunit omega, with product MARVTIEDCLEKVPNRFKLIHLAVERVRQLRKGAKPLVECDNKEIVTALREIAAGKVTFENIQELAREAEEFSISDLLEGKAPGEES
- the ilvD gene encoding dihydroxy-acid dehydratase — translated: MRSDRVKKGLERAPHRSLLRALGLTDEELRKPLIGVVNSFNEIVPGHMHLRQVTEAVKAGVRMAGGVPVEFGVIGVCDGIAMNHEGMKYSLVSREIIADSIEIMAQAHAFDALVLVSSCDKITPGMLMAALRLNLPALLVSGGPMLTGSFRGRKVNLISVFEGIGKVKVGEMTEEELAELEACACPTCGSCAGMFTANSMNCLSEALGLALPGNGTVPAVSAERLRLAKRTGAKVVELLRRRITPRKIATEAAFRNAITVDMALGCSTNTVLHLPAIAREAGIKLSLEVFDEISRRTPVLASLIPAGPHSVPELYEAGGIPAVMAELSRAGLLDLSVLTGTGASLKENLSGAEIRNPEVIRPLEKAYRSEGGIAILWGSLAPEGAVVKTSAVVPEMMRHEGPARVFDSEEEAYRAILSGKIQPGDVVVIRYEGPKGGPGMREMLSPTSALIGMGLGASVALITDGRFSGGTQGACIGHVSPEAAEGGPIALVRDGDRIRIDIPARRLDLLVSEEELERRRKSWRPKKKKVSGVLARYARLVTSGAKGAVLEE